A region from the Tsuneonella mangrovi genome encodes:
- a CDS encoding TonB-dependent receptor encodes MAIRSKLAGGISATAFIVAGLTVNPAIAAAQDATTATTDQSQNQDANDVDTGQVIIVTGFAASLRSATVKKKNADVVVESVSAEDIGKLPDNGIGESIARLPGVSAQRSAGRANIISIRGFGPDFSTTTLNGREQTTTNDSRAVEFDQYPSEILSGVDVYKTAEADRTAGGLVGSIDLRTIRPLDANKKILAIGARGTYVDQKLQPGTSDTGYRVYGTYVDQFADDTLGVALSAAYTDEPYQTRDWNAWGYDQYGPNQYGMSGIKTWFESDKLKRLGVNGTIQYKPSDTIEVTLDGFYSHFVDRIDQRGFEMPILYGAGGSTVTAYTAGPIPGYTAELVDSATVTGKPVIENYANDRVADQYSFAGNLKWDNDSGTRAMIDLSWSRTDRHDDRLETTAGLGRNLANPTGTLTYQMTDHGPEFTSTYDGASSALVLTDVEGWSGSPVQAGYDKIRKSKDDLKELRAELEHDIDFAFVKSVKIGVDHTYRQKSLTQDEAFLSPPNGADTAAIPSNLILAPVTLDRGLGQILAYDPRVLVAQGVLDYLPNPYGASQAYDVTEDVWTPYVMAKIDSDLGNGNSVTGNFGVQAIHTSTSSAGAVNPTVKDNYWMILPSMNVAFRSADDLVLRFAVSKEMMRPRLNQMNNIVGFGVDQTRNPPIYVGGGGNPLLRPYQAWAFDMNVEKYFGNKGYLAVQAFYKTLTTYIDPSGFDFAYDYSPYPTPPGIVPTSPIGQFSGPVNTKGGYLMGLEVAGTLPFELITPALSGFGLTGGAGYTETKATDYLGNRTAIPGYSKWVGSLTAYYEKGGFNLRGSMRYRSGFLGDFALFSGGLDRQYVLPETVYDAQIGYDFPDSSTLHGLSLYIQGQNLTDQRSATLAQVGGEQVPGAWLKYQTYGRRVVAGFTYKF; translated from the coding sequence ATGGCAATTCGCAGCAAGCTTGCTGGCGGGATCAGTGCAACCGCCTTCATCGTCGCCGGCCTGACGGTCAATCCGGCAATCGCCGCCGCGCAGGACGCGACGACCGCAACCACGGACCAGAGCCAGAACCAGGACGCGAACGACGTCGATACAGGTCAGGTCATCATCGTCACCGGGTTCGCAGCCTCGCTGCGCAGCGCGACGGTCAAGAAGAAGAACGCCGACGTGGTCGTTGAATCGGTCAGTGCCGAAGACATCGGGAAGCTGCCCGACAACGGCATTGGCGAATCGATCGCCCGCTTGCCCGGCGTTTCGGCCCAGCGTTCGGCCGGTCGTGCGAACATCATCTCGATCCGCGGCTTCGGCCCGGATTTCTCGACCACTACGCTCAACGGTCGCGAGCAGACCACAACCAACGACAGCCGTGCGGTCGAGTTCGACCAGTATCCGTCGGAAATCCTTTCCGGCGTCGATGTCTACAAGACCGCCGAAGCAGACCGTACCGCAGGCGGCCTCGTCGGTTCGATCGACCTGCGCACGATTCGCCCGCTCGATGCCAACAAGAAGATCCTCGCGATCGGCGCACGCGGCACTTATGTCGACCAGAAGCTCCAGCCGGGAACCAGCGACACCGGCTACCGCGTTTACGGCACCTATGTCGACCAGTTCGCCGACGACACGCTGGGCGTAGCGCTGTCGGCGGCCTACACCGACGAACCGTATCAGACCCGCGACTGGAACGCCTGGGGCTACGACCAGTATGGCCCCAACCAGTACGGCATGAGCGGCATCAAAACCTGGTTCGAATCCGACAAGCTCAAGAGACTGGGCGTCAATGGAACCATCCAGTACAAGCCCTCGGACACGATCGAGGTCACCCTCGATGGATTCTACTCGCACTTCGTCGACCGGATCGACCAGCGCGGCTTCGAAATGCCGATCCTCTACGGCGCGGGCGGTTCGACTGTTACCGCTTACACGGCTGGTCCGATCCCGGGCTACACTGCTGAGCTCGTCGATTCGGCTACCGTGACCGGCAAGCCTGTGATCGAAAACTACGCCAACGACCGCGTGGCTGATCAGTATTCTTTTGCCGGTAACCTCAAGTGGGACAACGACAGCGGCACCCGCGCTATGATCGACCTCAGCTGGTCGCGTACCGATCGTCACGACGACCGTCTCGAAACGACCGCTGGCCTTGGCCGCAACCTGGCCAACCCCACGGGCACGCTGACCTACCAGATGACCGATCATGGTCCGGAATTCACTTCGACTTACGACGGTGCCAGCTCGGCGCTGGTGCTGACCGATGTCGAAGGGTGGTCCGGATCGCCGGTTCAGGCCGGCTACGACAAGATCCGCAAGAGCAAGGACGACCTCAAGGAACTGCGCGCCGAGCTCGAGCATGACATCGATTTCGCGTTCGTGAAGTCGGTCAAGATCGGCGTCGACCATACCTACCGCCAGAAGTCGCTGACTCAGGACGAAGCGTTCCTCTCGCCGCCCAACGGCGCAGACACCGCGGCAATCCCCAGCAACCTGATCCTGGCGCCTGTCACGCTCGATCGCGGCCTCGGACAGATACTGGCTTACGACCCGCGCGTCCTCGTGGCGCAAGGGGTGCTGGACTACCTGCCGAACCCGTACGGCGCATCGCAGGCGTATGACGTCACCGAAGACGTGTGGACGCCTTATGTGATGGCCAAGATCGACAGCGATCTGGGCAACGGCAACTCGGTGACCGGCAACTTCGGCGTCCAGGCGATCCATACTTCGACTTCGTCGGCCGGGGCAGTCAATCCGACCGTCAAGGACAACTACTGGATGATCCTGCCGAGCATGAACGTGGCGTTCCGCAGCGCGGACGACTTGGTTCTACGCTTCGCCGTTTCGAAGGAAATGATGCGTCCGCGCCTCAATCAGATGAACAACATTGTCGGGTTCGGCGTCGACCAGACGCGCAACCCCCCGATCTACGTCGGTGGTGGCGGCAACCCGTTGCTTCGTCCGTACCAAGCGTGGGCATTCGACATGAATGTCGAAAAGTACTTTGGAAACAAGGGCTACCTGGCTGTCCAGGCGTTCTACAAGACACTGACGACGTACATCGATCCGTCGGGCTTCGACTTTGCCTACGACTATTCGCCCTACCCGACTCCTCCCGGTATCGTGCCGACCTCGCCAATCGGCCAGTTCAGCGGCCCGGTTAACACCAAGGGCGGATACCTGATGGGTCTTGAAGTGGCCGGCACCCTGCCGTTCGAGCTGATCACTCCGGCGCTTTCCGGGTTCGGCCTGACGGGTGGTGCAGGCTACACTGAAACGAAGGCGACCGATTACCTCGGCAACAGGACTGCGATCCCCGGTTACTCCAAGTGGGTCGGCAGCCTTACCGCGTACTACGAGAAGGGCGGGTTCAACCTGCGTGGCTCGATGCGCTATCGCAGCGGCTTCCTCGGCGACTTCGCGCTGTTTAGCGGTGGTCTCGATCGCCAGTACGTGCTGCCCGAAACGGTCTACGATGCTCAGATCGGCTACGACTTCCCGGACAGCTCGACGCTGCACGGCCTGTCGCTCTACATCCAGGGTCAGAACCTCACCGACCAGCGTTCGGCCACACTGGCCCAGGTCGGAGGGGAACAGGTCCCGGGCGCTTGGTTGAAGTACCAGACCTACGGTCGCCGCGTCGTCGCAGGCTTCACCTACAAGTTCTAG
- a CDS encoding LacI family DNA-binding transcriptional regulator, producing the protein MGRAPTGRPTSFDIAYLAGVSQPTVSRALRGDRAVSQATREKIEKIARELNYTVDKNASSLRSQRSNTIALLFFEDPTPDESMINPFFLAMLGSITRACANRGLDLLISFQRMEDDWHVQYQDSHRADGLILLGYGDYTLYEERLDQLHRQGTHFARWGSVSSDDTGVTIGSDNHGAGRTAGEHLIERGRKRIAFLGHSDEHYPEFAARYQGLCDALRAAGIEPDPKLCRDAITTEAAGYAAAKDLIGSGAQFDAIFAASDLIAIGAMRALGEAGRSIPGDVAVVGFDDIPAASLTRPPLTTVMQDVRGAGERLVETLLAQIEERDGPDTRLPTRLVVRDSSGSA; encoded by the coding sequence ATGGGGCGGGCGCCAACGGGAAGGCCGACGAGCTTCGACATCGCCTATCTGGCGGGGGTCTCGCAGCCGACTGTCAGCCGGGCGCTGCGTGGCGACCGGGCGGTGAGCCAAGCTACCCGCGAAAAGATCGAGAAAATCGCGCGCGAGCTCAATTACACCGTCGACAAGAACGCCAGCTCGCTGCGCTCGCAGCGCTCGAACACGATCGCGCTGCTGTTCTTCGAAGACCCCACGCCCGACGAAAGCATGATCAACCCGTTCTTCCTGGCGATGCTGGGATCGATCACTCGGGCCTGCGCCAATCGCGGGCTGGATCTGCTGATCTCGTTCCAGCGGATGGAGGATGACTGGCACGTCCAATACCAGGACAGCCACCGCGCCGACGGGCTGATCCTGCTCGGATATGGCGACTACACGCTCTACGAGGAACGGCTCGACCAGTTGCACCGCCAGGGAACCCACTTCGCGCGCTGGGGCTCGGTCTCAAGCGACGACACCGGGGTGACGATCGGTTCGGACAACCACGGTGCCGGGAGAACGGCGGGCGAGCACCTGATCGAACGCGGTCGCAAGCGGATCGCGTTCCTTGGTCATTCCGACGAACACTACCCGGAATTCGCCGCCCGCTATCAGGGATTATGCGATGCGCTCCGGGCGGCTGGGATCGAGCCCGACCCCAAACTGTGCCGCGATGCGATCACTACCGAAGCCGCAGGCTATGCCGCCGCGAAGGATTTGATCGGCTCGGGCGCGCAGTTCGACGCGATCTTTGCCGCGAGCGACCTGATTGCTATCGGCGCGATGCGCGCGCTGGGCGAGGCAGGGCGCTCGATCCCGGGCGACGTAGCGGTGGTCGGGTTCGACGACATCCCCGCCGCCAGTTTGACCCGTCCGCCACTCACCACGGTGATGCAGGACGTCAGGGGTGCCGGTGAGCGCCTGGTCGAGACGCTGCTGGCGCAGATCGAGGAGCGCGACGGACCCGATACGCGATTGCCGACCCGGCTGGTTGTGCGCGACAGTTCGGGCAGCGCCTGA
- a CDS encoding MFS transporter has product MEKPRQGFWGLWNISFGFFGIQIGFALQNANMSRVFQTLGASMDSLPALWVAAPLTGLIVQPIIGHMSDRTWTRLGRRRPYFLTGALFAAFALFVMPLAPHIGLPLVFAATMLWVLDASLNISMEPFRAFVGDMLRTDQHSAGYAVQTAFIGAGAVVGSIFPWLLEHLGVANVASGGGLPDTVKWSFWAGSGALLFAVLWTVVTTKEYSPEEQAAFAEAAPEEAIEQPVRALAAKSYLSSAMWIVLGVIVAGLVDELGLQKEVYLLGGLLALYGVLSAIAIWLARQGRTSGMLASIVGDFSGMPPVMKRLALVQFFSWSALFIMWINTTPVVTQYVFGSSDTTSVAYNDGASWVNVLFTVYNGVAAVAALALLPWLSRKFGQVTTHSISLSLGALGFAMFFFVRNADVLLIAEVGIGIAWASILAMPYAILASNLPQAKLGIYMGLFNIFIVIPQLLVATVMGSVMQAFFPGQPVWTMLFAAASWLIAAVAMQRVAAAIPAPSKG; this is encoded by the coding sequence ATGGAAAAACCGCGCCAGGGCTTTTGGGGCCTGTGGAACATCAGCTTCGGCTTCTTCGGGATCCAGATCGGGTTCGCGTTGCAGAATGCCAATATGAGTCGGGTCTTCCAGACGCTCGGCGCGAGCATGGACAGCCTGCCCGCGCTATGGGTCGCTGCACCGCTGACCGGGCTGATCGTGCAACCGATTATCGGCCATATGAGCGACCGGACCTGGACACGGCTGGGTCGTCGCCGCCCGTATTTCCTGACCGGCGCATTGTTCGCCGCATTCGCGTTGTTCGTGATGCCGCTGGCCCCGCATATCGGCTTACCGCTGGTGTTTGCCGCGACGATGCTGTGGGTTCTCGATGCCAGCCTCAACATCTCGATGGAGCCTTTTCGTGCATTCGTCGGCGATATGCTGCGTACCGACCAGCACAGCGCTGGATATGCCGTGCAAACCGCCTTTATCGGCGCGGGCGCGGTGGTCGGATCGATCTTCCCCTGGCTGCTCGAACATCTTGGGGTTGCCAACGTCGCGTCGGGCGGGGGCCTTCCGGATACCGTGAAGTGGAGTTTCTGGGCGGGCAGCGGTGCGTTGCTATTCGCGGTGCTGTGGACCGTCGTAACCACGAAGGAATACAGCCCGGAAGAGCAGGCAGCGTTTGCCGAGGCTGCGCCTGAAGAGGCGATCGAACAGCCTGTCCGCGCGCTGGCGGCCAAGAGCTATCTGTCGAGTGCGATGTGGATCGTGCTGGGCGTGATCGTGGCCGGGCTGGTCGATGAACTCGGGTTGCAGAAGGAAGTGTACCTGCTCGGCGGATTGCTCGCGCTCTACGGCGTACTCAGCGCCATCGCCATCTGGCTTGCGCGGCAGGGCCGCACCAGCGGGATGCTGGCGAGCATCGTCGGCGATTTTTCCGGGATGCCACCGGTGATGAAGCGGCTTGCGCTGGTCCAGTTTTTCAGCTGGAGCGCGCTGTTCATCATGTGGATCAACACCACTCCGGTAGTGACACAATACGTCTTCGGATCGAGCGACACGACCAGCGTTGCCTATAACGACGGGGCGAGTTGGGTGAACGTGCTGTTCACAGTCTACAACGGCGTGGCGGCAGTCGCTGCGCTTGCACTGCTGCCGTGGCTCAGCCGCAAGTTCGGGCAGGTCACCACGCACTCGATCAGCCTGTCGCTGGGCGCACTAGGCTTTGCAATGTTCTTCTTCGTGCGCAACGCCGATGTGTTGCTGATCGCCGAGGTCGGCATCGGTATCGCCTGGGCGAGCATCCTCGCGATGCCCTATGCGATCCTGGCCAGCAACCTGCCGCAGGCGAAGCTCGGCATCTACATGGGCCTGTTCAATATCTTCATCGTGATACCGCAGCTGCTCGTCGCGACGGTGATGGGATCGGTCATGCAGGCTTTCTTCCCCGGCCAGCCGGTGTGGACGATGCTGTTTGCCGCCGCCAGCTGGCTGATCGCAGCCGTCGCGATGCAGCGAGTTGCAGCCGCGATTCCCGCTCCCTCGAAAGGATAG